The stretch of DNA GCGCCTTTTTCGCAAAACGGAATACCGACAGATCGGACATACCAATATGCATGGCCATGTTGCAGAACCAGGCAAAAAAGATGATGTGCCAGATTCCATACTTGGGCTGCGTCGCCAAGGGAACGCCGTTCCACACTTTGGTTGTGGCGACGCTCCAGAAGTCTCCGAGCGAGGTAATGCCCAATTGCGGCAAGGCCGCGACTCCGCAGGCGATAAAGACGATAACCATCCACGGGGCTGCGATGTTGGCGACGTGAGCGACGGTGTCATAGCCCTTGGCCGCGACGATCGCGATGATGGAACCACACGCGAGAACCGCGATGATCCACCCGATGCTGTTGGGATACATGTCAGTGAGGGCGGGCATGGGCATATCGAATGGCAACCCCACTGCCGTCGCGGATACGGAGACCATGGCGCCTGCCAAGAAGCAAAACAGCACGCCGTTGGCGACGTTGTACAGCGTGACGAGCTTTGCGCCGCAGATCTTCTCCATCTGGTAATAGAGGGTAAGACGTTTCTTCACCGCGATGGGCGCGCAAAGCAGCGTCCAACTGAGAACCGCCAACAAGTTGCCGATGAGCAGGCCGACGATGACATCAAACGCGGTCACACCGTGCGTTACAAACAGCGGCCCGATCATGAATTCGGTGCCGGCCGCATGCTCACCCGCATACATGCCAACGAAGCTCTTCCAGCCCTTGGTAGCACGTTCAGGGACGGGCTCCCGCTCGTACTCTCCCCCACTCTCTGTACTTTCGACGTCCGCAACCATTTCGGCGCTCATTCTCGCACTCCTATGCGTTGTGCATTCCGTTGAATGCAGGCCGGCGTTTGGTGTTCGAAATTGCCTCTATCAATCGAAAAAGGGGCATACCTTGCGGATGCCCCCTTTGCTTCAACTGGATGACTTCAGCCGGACTAATGCCCCGCGAGATTCCCGAGATAGTTTCCGTAACCAACAACCACCGTGGACCCGATGAGCACGGCAAGCCCGATTGCAATGAGGACATGCGTGCGCGGACTCGTTCCCTTCCACTCCCTCAACGCGATGCCCCATAACGTGCTGAAGATAATAATACTCGACATGTGCAGGGTCCAACTGGAGAAGTCGTACTTCCCCATCTTGGTCGTTCCCATACTATAGAAGAAAAACTGGAGGTACCACGTCGTGCCCGCAATCGCCGAGAACACGTAGTTCGAGAGCAGCGGCACGCGTACGCCATCCGAAGCCGAAACCGGCGCAATGTAGTCGCGGGCCGACTTATTCTTGACGTTCAAGAGCACGCACCAGATGAAGTTCGTGGTGAATCCACCTGCCAACACGACGATGAGCACCGGGAGGTTCTGAAAGAGCGGCGGCGCATTGTGCTGGAGCGCCAGTTCTGCGATGGGCTTGCCTGCCGCCAGTCCATAGGACATAGAAGCGCTCATGACCCCGGAGAAGGTGGCGACAAGGATTCCCTTGAAGAAGTTGAACTCCTTGATAGCAGCCTTCTTCTGCTCTTCCGGAAGTTCCTTTTCCTTGGACATGCCCGCGAGGCCGCTGACCGCAATGCCCGCGAGACATACGGCAACGCCAAGCAATGTAACCTGACCGGACGTCTCGCCGACGATACTTGCGAACTTGCCGTCGAAGATGGGCGGCATCAAGGTGCCAAACGCCGCGCAATAACCAAGCGCGATGGCCATTCCGAGCGCGATGCCAAGGTAACGCATCGTCAGGCCGAACGTCAGACCGCCCAATCCCCACATGGCCCCGAAGAAATACGCCCAGAAAAGAACACTCAACGGGGTTTGGGCGAGTATCTGCGGAACATCCGGAACAATGAGCAGGGCGAGAACCCACGGTGCGATGATCCACGAGAAGAACCCACCCGCCAACCAGTAGCTTTCCCATGCCCAATGCCGGACACGCCGATACGGAATATAGAAACTAGCGGACGCGAGCCCGCCGATTGCGTGCAGAATTACCCCCAGAAACGGATTCGGAGCCACGGTAGACCTCCCCCAAAGAGCGATAGACGCTGATTTCGTGCCACCCGCCGACGAAATTGCACAACGGAATGCCGAGTATACCAGACGATTCGAGACAGATCACCCGGTTAATGCCCGAGACAATTGCGCTAGGTCGTAACGCGAAAGGGGTGTACCCGCGCATTTTTGACGGGGCAAGGGGGTGTCCGCAGCAAGCGAGGTGGCTGCGACGATTCCTTGCAGAAATCCATCTTTGTCTTTCTCTCGATCCGTGTGAGCGTTGGGAAACGAGTGTCGCAGGCATCTTGCCTGCGTCCGTGTCATCTCCCGCCAGGCTGGGATGCACCCCCAAAATTGACGATTCAAGGGCTCCGAGCGGCAGCCGAGGGCGGCTGCCCCACACGCGCTGGATTTCTACCTTTCGTGTGTTGCCCCTCATATATAGGAGCAAGTTCGTTGCACTGGGAACGCGGTGAGGTGAGGAGCGGCCAGATCTCGCCGAGATTGGGGACTGGGTTCCAACCGCAATTCCTATAGACAGGATTTACAGGATTAACACGATGAAGAGCGGAGCTGACAGATTGGAGTCTGGGCGGCTATTTCTGGGACTCCA from Candidatus Hydrogenedentota bacterium encodes:
- the rhaT gene encoding L-rhamnose/proton symporter RhaT; translated protein: MAPNPFLGVILHAIGGLASASFYIPYRRVRHWAWESYWLAGGFFSWIIAPWVLALLIVPDVPQILAQTPLSVLFWAYFFGAMWGLGGLTFGLTMRYLGIALGMAIALGYCAAFGTLMPPIFDGKFASIVGETSGQVTLLGVAVCLAGIAVSGLAGMSKEKELPEEQKKAAIKEFNFFKGILVATFSGVMSASMSYGLAAGKPIAELALQHNAPPLFQNLPVLIVVLAGGFTTNFIWCVLLNVKNKSARDYIAPVSASDGVRVPLLSNYVFSAIAGTTWYLQFFFYSMGTTKMGKYDFSSWTLHMSSIIIFSTLWGIALREWKGTSPRTHVLIAIGLAVLIGSTVVVGYGNYLGNLAGH